A stretch of DNA from Candidatus Bathyarchaeia archaeon:
AAGCATGCCACAGCCAGCATAAGCAAATGAGAGTTTTCAACGAGCCGTGCCTGTATATCCAGGTCGCTTGTTATGGTGAACAAGTTTGTGCTGCCTGCTAAAAAGAATATTATTAGCACGCCCAGCAAAACAAAGAGAGCGCTCACTGCAGTAATTATCAAATATTTGAAGGCTGCTTCTGTCGAGAGCTTACTGGGATTATGGGCAACCAGTATAACTGAAACACCAATAGTTAATTCCACGAAAAGGAATATGCCAAACAAGTCGTAGGAAAGTAGGAGCCCCAACATGCAGCACAGAAAAAGTATGAGGAAGAAATTATACATAGTCGGCTTAAGCCGGCCGCCTTTCTCCGCCTCAACGTTATAAATTGACGTTAAAAAGAAGATTAAAGCGACCCCGATTAGGCCAACAATATTTCTTGAATCGACGTACAGGGCTAGGTGGGGCACTTCTAAAATTTCGCCCGCCAAGATGTAGGGAACCATTGATAAAACGATGGTTAGAGTAAGGGCTGTGCCAAACAGTAGCAATATTTTATGGGCTTTTTTAAAGAACTGTTCTAGGAACCAGAATGGATGAAGAATTAGGTGCAGTATTCCTATGGAAAGAGGAGCCATTATAGATAGAAGGGGAAGCAGAGAATACATTATTCAGTCCACCTCCACTTTTTAACTGAGATGCTGCCGTAGTCGCGGTAGGCCTCGACAATGACAAAAACGCCAACTAAGTTTACGAAAATCATGAGCAGAAGTATAAAGGGAATTATGAAAAGCGGGCTTTCAGCAAAAAGGGGATAAAGCGCATTTTCAGCCATGTTAAGTCCAACAAGAATTTTTAAGGGATCAGCCCTTGTGGCAACAATGAAAATTGAGAGTGAAAACATAAGGGCTAGGAAAGGAAGAACGTTAATCTTCTGCGGAAGATAATGCAAGACATAAATCGACAAGATTACATTTAAGGCTACTACCGTAATTAGCAGCAAGCCACCCCTTCTAATATTGAAAATTGGTTCATCGTAAACGTTCTCTGTTTTTATCATCCCCCAATAGATGATTAAGGGCGATATTATAGCCGCTGAAAACCATTCAGCAAATGTTGCAAAGAAGTCGATTAACGCTTCAAACCCCAAGCCCAAGATAAGGTTAATGAGACACAAGACCATCTCCACAAATCCCAAGGCGGCTGCTTGAATAGCTAAAATGCGAATCAGCTGCTTTGTTGTTTTCGCAAACACTCCGCACAACGTTGCAAATGTAGAAACAATTAGTGTTGCGATGACAATGGGCTCCATCTTTCAACCTCCGAAGGCCAGAATTAATATGGTAACTATCGCTCCAATAATAAAGGATGCAAAGGCTGCGAAGTAGTTTTGTTGTATGTCCAGACGAAGCAGTTTTTCACTTAAACCGGAGAACTTCTGTGACAATTTATCGTAAGCTCTATCAACATCAGATTTTTTGCACGCAGCCTCAACCCTTACAACGCTGGTTAGTACGTGGTAAAAGTAGTTTCCACGCGGGTTATCCAACAGATTTACATCTTCTCCACATAGGAACGGTTTAAACGACTCTTCACTTGGAGACTCTCGATAAACCGTCGCGATTTTGCCTGAATAAGCAATTACACCAGATAAAAATGCGAAAAGCCCCAGAAGCGACAACGCCACAACTGTGGGATTCCAGAAACCAAGTGGAGTTTCAATGAGCCACTGCGCAACAATGATAACCTGTAAACCCGTGTCCCTAGCTGCTGGTATGACAAAAGATTGTAGTAGTGCTGTTGGGGCGACGCCGAAAACGGTCAAGAATATTAACAGCAAAATCATGGGCGCCAACATAGCCGCTGGAGGATCCTCTACTGGAAATTTGAAAAGCTGTTTTGCGTATTTCTGCATGAAGACTGAATGCAGTAATCTCATGGCGATTGCAACATTTAAAACACAGCCCAAAAACGCTACCGCCGTAAGAAGTGTTGCCTGCGAATTAATAGCAGCATGGAAAAGCAGGTATTTACCTGCAAATTCGCTAAGCAAGGGCACAGCTGACAAGGCTAATGCGCCAACCAGACAGCAAAAAGCAGTTATGGGCATATGCCAGTATAACCCGCCTAACTCATTTATATCATGCTTACCAGTCGCATAGATAACAGCACCCGCGACAAAAAACAGCAACCCAAAACAAAAAGCATGAGAAACCATCATGAATAAACTAGCGATATAACCAAAAGGTGTAATCAAGCCCACCGCCATCATTATATAGCCAAGTCCAGAAATAGTGCCATAGGCAATAATTCTCTTAATATCATTTTCCACAAGTCCATTTAACGCTCCAACAACAATGGTGATCGCGCCAATCAGCGATATAATGCATCCCCAAACACTGACATTGCCAAATATTATCGGCAAAGGCATAGGCGTGGCGGAGGAAACGTGCACATGAAATACATCTAAAAAGAAGCGGATAATCATGTAAACCCCCGTCAGCGTTCCGCCTTCATGAAAAACAAGGATTGTTGAAGTAGGCGCCACAGTTGCGTCTGGAAGCCATGTATGAAGTGGGAACATGACAGCCTTTGGCAGTGCAGCAAGCAAAAGAAGCGGAAATACAAAATAAATTATCGGATCACCTATAGAAACTGCGTGACCTAACTCAGAAATCTCCAATGTTCCACTAGAAAAGAAAATCGTTATTATAGCTATTAGTAGAGCTAGACTACCCACATGGGTCATGACAAAACATTTCATAGCAGCCCGTAAAGAAAGTGCATTCTCATTCCAGAAAGAAATCAACACATAGGAACATATGCTCAACAATTCCCAAAAAATCGCAAGGCCTAAAAGACTGCTTGAAAATAGCGCTCCAAGCATAGCTCCATTAAAAAGTAGAATGAAGGAAAAGGCCCTATTAAACTCCCAGCCAACCCTATATGCCCGGTTATTAGGCGAAAGATAATACACGTTATATGTAAGCGCTAAAGCAGTAAACAAGGACGAGAGTAAAGCGGGCCCCAACGCAAGATGATCTATGTGCAACCCAACTCTGACAACACCTATCGGCAAATTAACATTAAAAAGCGGAGTTTTAAAGGGGCCTTCCTGAACAACATGAAATAATGCGTAAACAAGAAACAAAGTTGCATATGAAGCAAGAAGGCAGAGGGTTTTTGCAAGCTTTGACCCTATATTTGGTGCTCTGGCAACAAGATGAGACAAAAATGCAATAACTATTGGCACGAAAATCGCTGACAGCGCTATCCCTTCAGGAGCCATGTGCTATCCCTTAATAAACCTAGATTAACCAAGTTCATCATATATTTGCTTTGATTTCTATTTCGCGGAATGCTCATTTTCCATTATTCGACTTTTACGTTGCGGGTAAACGTCCTTTGGCCAATCGTCAGGCAAGATGAAAGGTTTTAGATCAGGGTGTCCTTCAAATTTTATTCCAAACAAATCATGGGCTTCCCGTTCATAAAGAAGCGCTCCCGGAATGATGTCGGTTATTGTAGGAGCCACATCATCGTTCAAAGGCAGATTAACCCGCACAGTTAACAAAGTTCCCTCCCTACTTAGATGATAAAGAAGCTCAAATGCATTCTTTGTTTGAAGCGCTGTAATGCCTGCCAAGTGTGTGAACCCCTCATCCTTTAAGGATGCAATTACATTTCTAAGATGATCCTTGCTCACCTGCACAAAGATGCGCCCTTCACGAGGAGCCGAAACTTCTATGGCATGGAATGAAATTAAGTTCTTCAGCCTTTCGACGGTAGCAACTTCTGACAATGCTGTGACTCCCCTTTTTAACGTGCTTTGTAGTTAATGTTTCACTTTTCAGATTAACTATTTTAAATAGTTTTATGGAGAAAAATTTGGAATAAGAATTAGAAAACCAAGTGAAAAGGGCTTAAATTTTTAAAGCTGTAAAACATATGGCAACAGTCTTGAATTTAACAGGTCATCTAAACAAACTTCTCCAAAAACCTAAGTGTTCATCGTAAAAGGACTTAACGAGACAGCGACTCAAAACTTAAAAAAGCCAATAATTTTGGCTCATATCTTGAAATACTCCAGCGCCTCTAAAATGTTTGACACCTCAATTATTTGTATGGTATACCCTAGCGTCTCTAGGTATTCTTGAACGTTGACGACCCTTGGTTTATAGCGTATGATCTCGAATGGACCAACTCTCGTTATTTCTTCGACGTATATTGTCGCTATAGATTGTCCTTTTGGGACAAGAAATTTTATTGCACCAGTTTTCGCAGCCGCTATGGCTTTTTCAATGATTCCGCCAACTTTTCCTATTGTTCCGTCGCTTTGTATTGTTCCTGTAATGATTACGTCTCTTCGAGGCTCTTCTCCTAGAAGGATCAAAGACAGAAGGATTGCTATAGCTGCACCGGCTGATGGGCCGTCAACAACGTCTATGGATCTATTAGCTATCACTGTAAGCATGCAATCAAACCTGTCCACGTGAACATTAGAGATTTCTTGGGCTACTTTGAAGGCGTTTTCCGCTGAAGACTGAAGTTCAATTCCGATTTTTGGTCTTGTGGCAATAAACACTTTCCCTGTTCCATCTACGAATCTTGCATGAACCCTCAAAATTTCCCCTTCGTAACTTCCTGAACTGGAGGTTACGACACCTGCAATGTATATCCAGTTGTCTCCAACAAGTGAAACGTCTATCTGATGATATTCAAGATCCCGCCTGAGAACGTCTAGGCTTTCTTTAAGCATAAGATTTTCAAGGCTAAGCTCGTTAACTTTTTCGTGAAGACTTTTCATCCACGATTCATACTCGGTAACTTTTATGTAAAGAGCAAGATTCAATGAAACACTCAGACATAATGCGATCAAGAGTGCGGCAACAACTTTACCATTCACCATACCACCACTCTAAAAGACCGTGAAAAAACCACTAGTATTTTAATTTGGTGCCGCAACGCAATCTTATTTAAAGGCAAAGTCAAACCCGAAAAGTTTAAGACAAACGATGTTTCCTTTCAGCTGGGTAACCATGCCCAAAGCGTCTTTATTAGGTTTAAGGGTTGCTATGATTGGAACTTTCGCAGTTGTGACAGCTGTCGCCAGCCTTGTTTTGATGGCCGTTTTAACGTGGCTTCAAATACCCTTCTTTGGCATCTACGGAATACTCGGCTTCGTTCTATTCTTTCATATTCTGCAATGGTTGATTGGACCTTACCTTATTGAGGCCGTTTACCGCGTAAAACCCGTTAGCCCCCAAGAGCATTCCTGGCTAAAAGAGGCCTTTGAAAGAGTTGTTAAGGCAAGCGGGTTAAGCAAGGCTCCGAGGCTTGGAATAGCTGAAATTGACATGCCAAATGCTTTTGCTTATGGCAACCCGTTGAAGGGCAATGCCGTAGCGGTTACGAGGGGACTTCTCCAAAACCTCCCTCCAGAAGAGGTTGAAGCTGTGCTGGGACACGAAGTCGGACATTTGAAGCACAGGGACGTCGCCTTCATGATGATGATAAGCATAATACCCGCCCTAGTCTACTATGTCGGGTATTCCCTCTACATTTCAGGATGGTTTGGCGCACGCTCCTCAAGGGAAAGGAGCGGGGGAGGAGCACCCCTACTGCTAGTTGGCATAGCCCTAATAATTCTAAGCTTCATATTCAACCTCTTCGTGTTCTACTTCAGCAGGCTTAGAGAATACTACGCAGATGCCCACGCAGCAATGAACACTAACAATGGAGCAAAAAACCTTCAAAGAGGCCTCGTAAGAATAATGAACACAAGTGGTAAACTTCGCAAGTTTAGAAGAACGGAACCTATTAAAAAGCTTAACGAGTTTAAAATGTTCTTCATAAGCGACCCAAACACTGGCATTGAAGGATTCGGCGAAATCGACGAACTGGTTGAAAAAGTGAAAAATACTAAGCCAAGCCCCATCGCTGAACTCTTCAGCACCCACCCACATCCAGCCAAAAGGCTCAAAAACCTTGACAAATTCAAGTAAACAGCCAGAAACTTCGGACAAGGTCAAAATGGTAAAAATCTTTTTCTCTATTAATAGCAACTAACAATAATTAAAGAAGTATAATTTGAAGCTATTGCTATGTTATCTGCATACGCTGGCGCTTACGCACATAACTGGCTAAGGAAACCATTGAAATTGTGAGAAGAATAGAGCGAGTAGTAGCATAATCCGGGCTTCGAGATATTT
This window harbors:
- a CDS encoding NADH-quinone oxidoreductase subunit C codes for the protein MSEVATVERLKNLISFHAIEVSAPREGRIFVQVSKDHLRNVIASLKDEGFTHLAGITALQTKNAFELLYHLSREGTLLTVRVNLPLNDDVAPTITDIIPGALLYEREAHDLFGIKFEGHPDLKPFILPDDWPKDVYPQRKSRIMENEHSAK
- the htpX gene encoding zinc metalloprotease HtpX is translated as MPKASLLGLRVAMIGTFAVVTAVASLVLMAVLTWLQIPFFGIYGILGFVLFFHILQWLIGPYLIEAVYRVKPVSPQEHSWLKEAFERVVKASGLSKAPRLGIAEIDMPNAFAYGNPLKGNAVAVTRGLLQNLPPEEVEAVLGHEVGHLKHRDVAFMMMISIIPALVYYVGYSLYISGWFGARSSRERSGGGAPLLLVGIALIILSFIFNLFVFYFSRLREYYADAHAAMNTNNGAKNLQRGLVRIMNTSGKLRKFRRTEPIKKLNEFKMFFISDPNTGIEGFGEIDELVEKVKNTKPSPIAELFSTHPHPAKRLKNLDKFK
- a CDS encoding proton-conducting transporter membrane subunit translates to MAPEGIALSAIFVPIVIAFLSHLVARAPNIGSKLAKTLCLLASYATLFLVYALFHVVQEGPFKTPLFNVNLPIGVVRVGLHIDHLALGPALLSSLFTALALTYNVYYLSPNNRAYRVGWEFNRAFSFILLFNGAMLGALFSSSLLGLAIFWELLSICSYVLISFWNENALSLRAAMKCFVMTHVGSLALLIAIITIFFSSGTLEISELGHAVSIGDPIIYFVFPLLLLAALPKAVMFPLHTWLPDATVAPTSTILVFHEGGTLTGVYMIIRFFLDVFHVHVSSATPMPLPIIFGNVSVWGCIISLIGAITIVVGALNGLVENDIKRIIAYGTISGLGYIMMAVGLITPFGYIASLFMMVSHAFCFGLLFFVAGAVIYATGKHDINELGGLYWHMPITAFCCLVGALALSAVPLLSEFAGKYLLFHAAINSQATLLTAVAFLGCVLNVAIAMRLLHSVFMQKYAKQLFKFPVEDPPAAMLAPMILLLIFLTVFGVAPTALLQSFVIPAARDTGLQVIIVAQWLIETPLGFWNPTVVALSLLGLFAFLSGVIAYSGKIATVYRESPSEESFKPFLCGEDVNLLDNPRGNYFYHVLTSVVRVEAACKKSDVDRAYDKLSQKFSGLSEKLLRLDIQQNYFAAFASFIIGAIVTILILAFGG
- a CDS encoding S16 family serine protease, producing MNGKVVAALLIALCLSVSLNLALYIKVTEYESWMKSLHEKVNELSLENLMLKESLDVLRRDLEYHQIDVSLVGDNWIYIAGVVTSSSGSYEGEILRVHARFVDGTGKVFIATRPKIGIELQSSAENAFKVAQEISNVHVDRFDCMLTVIANRSIDVVDGPSAGAAIAILLSLILLGEEPRRDVIITGTIQSDGTIGKVGGIIEKAIAAAKTGAIKFLVPKGQSIATIYVEEITRVGPFEIIRYKPRVVNVQEYLETLGYTIQIIEVSNILEALEYFKI